Proteins found in one Mucilaginibacter inviolabilis genomic segment:
- a CDS encoding PorP/SprF family type IX secretion system membrane protein, whose translation MKKRVIVIMAILLQIGAISQLKAQIDPHFSQYYAYPLYLNPALTGVINGDVRVNANFKNQYATINNAYQTGALSVDFRPTDKVGVGFNVINQAAGDVGYNYFAAYGSFGYAIAVSNDGYKKVSFGVQAGIINRSFDPNKAQFGSQFNPNSGFDPTLPSNENFLNTNATIFDAGAGVFYYDGDPLHNANLFGGVSVSHLARSKDPFAVDGTSLKLPIRYTVHAGVRIKASDYFDIIPHAIYIRQQKAEEKAVGAYSELKLQDDKGLILGGMYRFKDAAIANVGYHVNSLIIGASYDFNTSSLTRATSGNGGIELSVSYVFRKRIQEPEAICPRL comes from the coding sequence ATGAAAAAAAGAGTTATAGTTATCATGGCAATACTGCTTCAGATTGGAGCAATAAGTCAATTAAAGGCGCAGATCGATCCGCATTTTTCGCAATATTACGCCTATCCTTTGTATCTGAACCCGGCATTAACCGGTGTGATCAACGGTGATGTGCGTGTCAACGCGAATTTTAAAAATCAATACGCAACAATCAACAATGCGTATCAAACGGGTGCCTTGTCTGTTGATTTCAGGCCAACTGATAAAGTGGGGGTAGGTTTTAATGTGATTAACCAGGCAGCAGGTGATGTAGGATATAACTACTTTGCCGCTTACGGGTCTTTTGGTTATGCCATAGCCGTATCAAACGATGGCTATAAAAAAGTAAGCTTTGGTGTACAGGCGGGTATCATTAACCGCAGTTTCGACCCCAACAAAGCCCAGTTTGGTAGCCAGTTTAATCCAAACAGCGGTTTTGATCCCACATTGCCCAGTAACGAAAACTTTTTGAATACCAATGCTACCATCTTTGACGCAGGCGCCGGTGTTTTCTATTATGATGGCGATCCTCTGCATAATGCCAACCTTTTTGGTGGTGTAAGTGTATCACACCTTGCGCGTTCAAAAGATCCGTTTGCCGTTGATGGTACCAGTCTTAAGTTACCTATACGTTATACCGTGCATGCAGGTGTACGTATAAAAGCGTCAGATTATTTTGATATTATCCCGCATGCTATTTATATCAGGCAACAAAAAGCCGAAGAGAAAGCCGTAGGCGCTTATTCAGAATTAAAACTACAGGATGATAAAGGTTTAATATTGGGCGGTATGTATCGTTTTAAGGATGCGGCTATTGCTAACGTCGGATACCATGTTAACAGCCTCATCATAGGTGCAAGTTATGATTTCAATACATCATCGCTTACCCGGGCCACATCTGGCAACGGAGGTATTGAGTTATCGGTAAGTTATGTATTTCGCAAACGCATCCAGGAACCGGAAGCAATTTGCCCAAGGCTTTAA
- a CDS encoding OmpA family protein — MKKIIFTLLILLVFKGVNAQYSKENPRVYGDKAFNNKDYYEAAFYYKRAAEGLSLTLLQAIPYHAGEKTSKKPTKQGDQAYISYQLAESYRLYENYVEAEGWYYKVISANYEKEYPLARLWYGVCLRATQHFDDAIKQLEQFKANYNGESKYKDIATKEIKNCHFAKDQYQYPLLVEVAKLKDPYSSDGSDYSLVQRDGNNYFTSSRFAKDEKKHLNRVYQLDKSKPGLPVAISFKDPESKKEVEYGTPSFNENGKRMYFTRWYKDGSKTIHAIYYCDKVDNEWSAPKKMNSNVNVDGFNSIQPFVTSDGLRMFFSSNKPGGQGGDDIWVAYLNFNGDAVNSTNLGSVINTAFDEEAPYYDLPNKRLVYSSKGFIGLGGFDFFESQSTLDKWSEPKNLGYPINSAKDDLYFLPDHDDATKFYISSDRESDCCLAIFSAVNKKYVLSGIITDCDTHKPLEGVKVSFIDSLTKDTIKQMVVNKTGRYAFDVTDKRPHSLRLEKGCYFAKNIPAPASGTMRNDTLYSPEICLQAFTPDKPIVIKNVLYDFNKATLRPASKLVLDTLVIVLKDNPTIKVELSAHTDSIGSNKYNDKLSQARAQSCVTYIISQGIEATRIYAKGYGKRKPVAPNSLPNGKDNPAGRQLNRRTEFKVLKDPNAPGSNPCK, encoded by the coding sequence ATGAAGAAAATAATTTTTACTTTACTTATACTGCTTGTGTTTAAAGGGGTTAATGCCCAATATAGTAAAGAAAATCCGAGGGTTTATGGCGACAAGGCATTTAACAATAAGGATTACTATGAGGCTGCTTTCTATTACAAAAGAGCTGCCGAAGGGTTGAGCCTTACCTTGCTGCAGGCTATTCCCTATCATGCCGGCGAAAAAACCAGCAAAAAGCCTACAAAACAAGGTGATCAGGCCTACATATCCTATCAGTTAGCGGAGTCATACCGTTTGTATGAAAATTATGTGGAGGCCGAAGGCTGGTATTATAAAGTAATCAGTGCCAACTATGAAAAAGAATATCCATTGGCCCGCCTTTGGTATGGCGTGTGTTTAAGGGCTACTCAGCACTTTGACGATGCCATAAAACAACTGGAACAATTTAAGGCCAATTACAATGGCGAAAGCAAGTACAAGGATATTGCTACCAAAGAGATCAAAAATTGTCATTTTGCGAAAGATCAATATCAGTATCCATTATTGGTGGAGGTAGCTAAGTTGAAAGATCCTTACTCATCAGATGGTTCTGATTACTCGTTGGTACAACGTGATGGGAACAACTATTTTACTTCATCCAGGTTTGCTAAGGATGAGAAAAAACACCTGAACCGTGTATATCAGCTTGATAAATCAAAACCTGGTTTACCTGTGGCGATCAGTTTCAAAGATCCGGAAAGCAAAAAAGAAGTAGAATACGGAACCCCTTCGTTTAATGAAAATGGAAAGAGGATGTATTTTACCCGCTGGTACAAAGATGGCAGCAAAACCATACACGCTATTTATTATTGCGATAAGGTGGATAATGAATGGTCGGCACCAAAAAAAATGAATAGTAATGTAAATGTGGATGGGTTTAACTCCATACAGCCATTTGTTACTTCTGATGGTTTACGTATGTTCTTTTCTTCTAATAAGCCAGGTGGCCAGGGTGGCGACGATATTTGGGTGGCTTACCTTAATTTTAATGGCGATGCGGTAAATTCAACTAACCTGGGTAGTGTGATCAATACCGCGTTTGATGAAGAGGCTCCTTACTATGATCTGCCCAATAAAAGATTGGTATATAGCTCAAAAGGATTTATAGGTCTGGGTGGTTTTGACTTTTTCGAAAGCCAAAGCACATTAGATAAGTGGAGCGAACCCAAGAACCTGGGCTATCCCATTAATTCGGCCAAAGACGATTTATATTTCCTGCCGGATCATGATGATGCCACCAAGTTTTATATCAGCTCTGACCGTGAATCGGACTGCTGCCTGGCTATTTTCTCGGCAGTAAATAAAAAGTATGTGTTATCGGGTATTATTACTGATTGCGACACTCATAAACCGTTAGAAGGCGTTAAAGTGAGCTTTATCGACTCGTTAACAAAAGATACCATTAAACAAATGGTGGTTAATAAAACAGGACGATATGCATTTGACGTAACCGATAAACGCCCTCATAGCCTCCGATTGGAGAAAGGCTGTTATTTTGCTAAAAATATTCCTGCACCGGCCTCGGGCACCATGCGTAATGATACCTTATACAGTCCGGAAATCTGCTTACAGGCCTTTACACCGGATAAGCCTATTGTCATCAAAAATGTGTTGTACGACTTTAACAAAGCCACATTAAGACCTGCCTCAAAACTTGTTTTGGATACACTGGTAATTGTGCTGAAGGATAACCCAACTATAAAGGTTGAATTAAGTGCGCATACCGACTCTATAGGTTCAAATAAGTATAACGATAAGCTATCACAGGCCAGGGCTCAATCCTGTGTTACATATATCATATCACAAGGTATCGAAGCGACACGTATATACGCTAAAGGTTATGGCAAAAGAAAACCTGTGGCACCAAACTCACTTCCAAACGGAAAAGATAACCCTGCTGGTCGCCAGTTAAACAGGCGTACTGAGTTTAAAGTATTAAAAGACCCGAATGCACCTGGAAGTAATCCTTGTAAATAA
- a CDS encoding DNA alkylation repair protein, producing the protein MSSLLKDIYSPAFYDRFTDVLTHILPDFDKKRFLSLIFIDGYENKALKERMRHNSIVLREFMPADFPAAVEMMKKIITRLRAEHFGEDSLAMMFLPDYIEVYGLDDYETSVMALEFITQFVSCEFAVRPFLLKYTDQMMPQMQLWSLHENYKVRRFASEGSRPRLPWGLAIPALKKDPTQVLSVLENLKNDASEWVRKSVANNLNDISKDHPEVMMAIARKWHGTSKETDAIIKHASRTLLKSGHAEILQHYGLESKSLAMTGFRILTPEVKIGDSLEFTFTVTNDHAEKQTVRLEYGIYYNKANGQLSKKVFKISERLYLPGEKAVIKRKQPFKPITTRTFYPGKHQLSVIINGEEKELQSFDIFA; encoded by the coding sequence ATGAGCAGCTTGTTAAAAGATATTTATTCTCCGGCGTTTTATGACCGCTTTACAGACGTACTTACCCATATACTTCCAGATTTTGATAAAAAGCGTTTCCTGTCGCTTATTTTTATTGATGGGTATGAAAACAAGGCGCTGAAAGAGCGGATGCGGCATAATTCCATAGTGTTGCGTGAGTTTATGCCTGCTGATTTTCCGGCAGCTGTTGAAATGATGAAAAAGATCATTACACGCTTACGTGCTGAACATTTTGGTGAGGACAGCCTGGCTATGATGTTCCTGCCCGATTATATAGAAGTTTATGGCCTTGATGATTATGAAACATCCGTTATGGCCCTGGAATTTATTACCCAGTTTGTAAGCTGTGAATTTGCGGTAAGGCCATTCTTACTAAAATACACCGACCAGATGATGCCGCAAATGCAGCTATGGTCGTTACATGAAAACTACAAGGTGCGCCGTTTTGCAAGTGAAGGCAGCAGGCCACGGCTGCCCTGGGGTTTGGCGATACCCGCGTTGAAAAAAGATCCAACGCAAGTATTATCCGTTTTAGAAAACCTAAAGAATGATGCATCCGAATGGGTACGTAAAAGCGTAGCCAATAACCTGAACGATATCTCTAAAGATCACCCGGAAGTAATGATGGCCATTGCCCGCAAATGGCACGGCACCAGTAAAGAAACCGACGCTATAATAAAACATGCCAGTCGTACCCTTTTAAAAAGCGGCCATGCCGAAATATTGCAGCATTATGGATTGGAGAGCAAAAGTCTGGCTATGACCGGCTTCCGGATACTGACGCCCGAAGTTAAGATAGGGGACAGCCTGGAATTTACTTTTACAGTAACCAACGATCATGCGGAGAAGCAAACCGTACGATTGGAATATGGTATTTACTATAATAAAGCCAATGGGCAACTCAGTAAAAAGGTATTCAAAATAAGCGAACGGCTTTACCTGCCTGGCGAGAAGGCCGTAATTAAAAGAAAACAGCCATTTAAGCCAATCACCACCCGTACTTTTTATCCCGGTAAACATCAGCTCTCCGTCATCATTAATGGCGAGGAGAAGGAACTGCAAAGCTTTGATATATTTGCCTGA
- a CDS encoding Crp/Fnr family transcriptional regulator — protein MPNPLISYFQQFRHISDDDALLILNAFELKSFKEGEYPFKGHRVCSEVYFVCNGVVRIATHNERGVDITHFFYRENNLCTILQSFNEGSITPTVIQACCDAEIMVITKTRLMGLYTELPYLREVIDGINQQHLIHKVNVRNRYLGEAAEEQYRLFTEQNPDIALRVPLKDIASYLGITPQSLSRIRKNIR, from the coding sequence ATGCCCAATCCGCTTATCAGTTATTTTCAACAGTTTCGGCACATTTCAGATGATGATGCCCTCCTGATCCTGAACGCTTTTGAACTGAAAAGTTTTAAGGAAGGGGAGTATCCGTTTAAGGGGCATCGGGTATGTTCCGAGGTGTATTTTGTTTGCAATGGCGTGGTACGTATAGCCACTCATAATGAACGTGGTGTGGATATCACCCACTTTTTCTACCGCGAAAATAACCTCTGCACTATTCTGCAGAGTTTTAATGAAGGCAGTATCACTCCAACAGTTATCCAGGCCTGTTGTGATGCCGAGATCATGGTGATAACTAAAACCAGATTGATGGGACTGTATACAGAGCTGCCTTACCTCCGGGAGGTCATAGATGGAATTAACCAGCAGCATTTGATACACAAGGTAAATGTTCGTAACCGTTATCTTGGCGAAGCGGCCGAAGAACAGTACCGGCTGTTTACAGAGCAAAACCCTGATATCGCGCTACGTGTGCCTTTAAAAGATATTGCCAGCTATTTAGGGATTACCCCGCAATCGCTTAGCCGGATCCGTAAAAATATAAGGTAA
- a CDS encoding sulfatase family protein — MISVKVKFKVKAISFITAIILSTAFSIRAYAQQENPTRPNIIFIMSDDHASAAISAYNKTLIHTPNLDRIGNEGIVFKNCFVTNSLCSPSRASILTGMYSHLTGARDNSFSMRMKDDVVTFPMLLQKAGYQTAILGKWHLLNEPKGFNYYSVLHDQGEYYNPDFTTNGVADHEHGYVTNIIMDKALQWLSETQKNGKPFCLMIHNKAPHRNWIPDTSDLNEFKKDLPLPASLYDDYSGRGTAAHKQEMSIAKNMTILSDLKVGASAKNSKGAWSINEFNRMDSAQRNQLIRFYAQEDQKADTSKMTRKEYIAWKYQRYIKDYLRCIKSIDENVGRLLSYLKKSGLMDNTIIVYTSDQGFYLGEHGWFDKRFMYEESLHTPLMIRYPPLIKAGLVNSAMVSNLDLPSTFLNMAGVNIPPSMQGRSLKPLLENKTPANWRTAVYYHFYEYPGVHAVKRHYGIRTRDYKLIHFYYDINEWELYDLKKDPHEMRNVYDMPQYEAVKNSLTKQLAQLRSQYGDSDQLTEEILEHDKNILKQHQNK; from the coding sequence ATGATATCTGTTAAAGTGAAATTCAAAGTAAAAGCCATCAGTTTTATTACCGCCATCATTTTAAGTACGGCTTTTAGCATACGCGCCTATGCACAACAGGAAAACCCCACGCGACCTAATATTATATTTATTATGTCTGATGATCATGCCAGTGCGGCTATTAGCGCGTATAACAAAACTTTGATTCACACACCCAACCTCGATCGCATCGGAAACGAGGGGATCGTTTTTAAAAATTGCTTTGTAACCAATTCCTTATGCAGCCCAAGCCGGGCCAGCATTCTTACAGGCATGTATAGTCACCTTACCGGTGCCCGTGATAATTCATTCTCGATGCGAATGAAGGATGATGTTGTAACCTTCCCTATGCTTTTACAAAAAGCCGGATATCAAACAGCCATTTTAGGTAAATGGCACTTACTTAACGAGCCTAAAGGCTTTAACTACTATTCGGTACTCCATGACCAGGGAGAGTATTACAATCCCGACTTTACGACCAACGGTGTTGCCGATCATGAACATGGATATGTAACCAATATCATCATGGATAAAGCACTGCAATGGTTATCGGAAACACAAAAAAATGGTAAACCGTTCTGTCTTATGATCCATAACAAAGCGCCGCATCGCAACTGGATTCCCGATACCTCTGATTTAAATGAGTTTAAAAAAGACCTGCCATTACCTGCAAGTTTATATGATGATTATTCAGGACGTGGAACTGCTGCTCATAAACAGGAGATGAGCATCGCAAAAAACATGACCATTCTCAGCGATCTGAAAGTAGGTGCTTCGGCAAAAAACAGCAAAGGAGCCTGGAGTATCAATGAGTTTAATAGAATGGACAGTGCCCAGCGCAACCAGCTTATCAGGTTTTATGCACAGGAAGATCAAAAAGCAGACACTTCAAAAATGACCCGGAAAGAATATATTGCCTGGAAATACCAGCGATATATTAAAGATTATCTGCGTTGCATCAAATCGATAGATGAAAACGTGGGAAGACTGCTAAGCTATCTTAAAAAAAGTGGACTGATGGATAATACCATTATTGTTTACACCTCCGATCAGGGCTTTTACCTGGGTGAGCATGGCTGGTTCGACAAACGATTTATGTACGAAGAATCTTTGCATACCCCCCTGATGATCCGCTACCCTCCACTAATTAAGGCAGGCCTGGTGAATAGTGCAATGGTATCAAATTTAGATCTGCCAAGTACATTCTTAAACATGGCCGGAGTTAATATCCCGCCTTCAATGCAGGGGAGATCGTTAAAACCACTACTGGAAAATAAAACTCCTGCAAACTGGCGTACGGCCGTTTATTATCACTTTTATGAATACCCGGGAGTTCACGCGGTAAAACGACATTATGGTATCCGCACCAGGGATTACAAGCTCATCCATTTTTATTATGATATCAATGAATGGGAATTGTATGATCTGAAAAAAGATCCGCACGAAATGCGTAATGTATACGATATGCCTCAATATGAAGCTGTAAAAAACTCCCTTACAAAGCAATTGGCTCAATTACGGAGTCAATATGGCGATTCTGACCAGCTGACAGAGGAAATTCTGGAACACGATAAAAATATATTAAAACAACATCAGAATAAATGA